A single Cottoperca gobio chromosome 3, fCotGob3.1, whole genome shotgun sequence DNA region contains:
- the trpm7 gene encoding transient receptor potential cation channel subfamily M member 7 isoform X3, with protein sequence MSQKPWIESTFTKRECVYILPVSKDPHRCLPGCQICQQLVRCCCGRLVRQHVGFTASLATKYSDVKLGENPNLSTPELEEWSVEKHTEASPTDAYGVINFQGGSHSYRAKYARLSHDSRPESILRLMLKEWHMELPKILISVHGGVQNFELHPRIKQVVGKGLIKAAVTTGAWILTGGVNTGAAKHVGDALKEHCSRSSKKICTIGIAAWGVIENRNDLIGRDISAPYQTLLNPLSKLNVLNNLHSHFLLVDDGTVGRYGAEVQLRRDLEKHINLQRIHARIGQGVPVVALIFEGGPNVILTVLEYLQESPPVPVVVCEGTGRAADILAYVHKQTEEGGSLPDGVETDIIATIKKTFNFSQSDAIHLFQTLMECMKSKELITVFHISSDDHQDIDVAILRALLQGTNTSAFDQLVLTLAWDRVDIAKNHVFVYGQQLLVSSLEQAMLDALVMDRVDFVKLLIENGVSMHRFLTISRLEELYNTKQHPNNPTLLHLVRDVKQSHLPPNYKITLIDVGLVIEYLMGGTYRCNYTRKRFRIIYNNLHGNNRRSGRHTAGPGSHLRKSHESFSMQADKKEKTRHNHFIKTAQPYKPKLESSIEQNKKRSKEEIVDIDDPETRRFPYPFNELLVWAVLLKRQKMSLFFWQHGEENMAKALVACKLFRSMGYEAKKSDVVDDTSEELKEYSNEFGTLAVDLLEESFRQDETMAMKLLTYELKNWSNSTCLKLAVSSHLRPFVAHTCTQFLLSDMWMGRLNMRKNSWYKVILSILVPPAILLLEYKSKAEMAHIPQSQDDHQITMEDSEHNFQNIAEDIQMDVFKEARSNDQVETKSDMDTLIRSRKLPLTRKIYAFYHAPIVKFWSNTLFYLGFLMFYSYVVLVRMPEWPSPQEWVVILYIFTSAIEKIREMFMSEAGKISQKIKVWFSDYFNVSDFLAIVTFFIGFGLRLAGGEAFVPGRTVYCLNIIFWYVRLLDILAVNQQAGPYVMMIAKMVANMFYIVVIMAIVLLSYGVPRKAILYPEEEPSWSLAKDVVFQPYWMMYGEVYAYEIDVCANNTEESIRSLCKAGVWLTPLLQAVYLFVQYILMVNLLIAFFNNVYLQVKSISNLVWKYQRYHFIMAYHEKPVLPPPFILLCHIYSLFCMCRKRKKEHTYGPKLFLTEEDQKKLHDFEEQCVETYFHEKDDQFHSGSEERIRLTSERVETMCMQLREVGNKVNFIKRSLHTLDSQIGHLQDLSALTVDTLKTLTAQKASEASKVHNQITRELSLSKNVVPNIGPVATDTGPHSKSSVIGKHSVGLDPNMNPALSPERRGLFGLGHFAAEASSSGSVGSSAFVQSAVAVSPPELRLRGHSLTRSMLTRPQEPGLSDSPSSLPNVPSPGAQFHISSTPSQPSGSSHPELALARLYQPDSTTVEFGAFVGHKDALDPQLSTPKDSSSSSRQQSPVTQTRSQVNVCAQPEGHGNIRTVNSYAGFTEFDKDPVFLHPDSNLSKKEWSRVSAEDILSHEDPRAAILERVQVKSAQASSLRAPGEDVPNAAAVSLFTPRHSHLGARKDSIGSPFKPVESYMYSAVERNNLMRLSQSIPFTPVPPRVSWLSQTHPTVLH encoded by the exons ATGCCTTCCAGGATGCCAGATTTGCCAACAGCTAGTCCG ATGCTGCTGTGGGCGGCTGGTGCGGCAGCATGTTGGCTTCACGGCCAGCTTGGCCACAAAGTACTCGGACGTGAAGTTGGGTGAAAACCCCAACCTGTCCACGCCCGAGCTGGAGGAGTGGTCggtggaaaaacacacagaggcgAGCCCCACTGACGCCTATGGTGTCATCAATTTCCAGGGAGGGTCTCACTCGTACAGAGCCAAG TATGCGCGTCTGTCCCACGACTCGCGGCCGGAGAGCATCCTGCGGCTGATGCTGAAGGAGTGGCATATGGAGCTTCCTAAAATCCTCATCTCTGTCCATGGAGGAGTTCAGAACTTTGAGCTGCACCCACGCATCAAGCAGGTGGTGGGCAAGGGCCtcattaaagctgcagtcaccACGGGGGCCTGGATCCTCACCGGAGGGGTCAACACAG GTGCGGCGAAGCATGTGGGAGACGCTCTCAAAGAACACTGTTCACGATCATCAAAGAAGATTTGCACTATCGGGATCGCAGCCTGGGGAGTCATCGAGAACCGGAACGACCTCATTGGCAGAGAC ATCAGCGCTCCGTATCAGACGCTGCTCAACCCTCTCAGCAAACTAAACGTTCTCAACAATCTGCATTCCCACTTCCTCCTGGTGGACGATGGGACAGTGGGCAGGTACGGCGCTGAGGTCCAACTGCGGCGGGACCTGGAGAAGCACATCAACCTCCAAAGAATACACGCAC GAATCGGTCAGGGTGTTCCTGTTGTGGCCCTGATTTTCGAGGGGGGTCCCAATGTGATCCTGACCGTGCTGGAGTACCTTCAAGAGAGCCCTCCTGTCCCGGTGGTGGTGTGTGAGGGGACCGGCCGTGCTGCTGACATTCTTGCCTACGTCCACAAGCAGACCGAGGAGGGCGG AAGTCTTCCTGATGGAGTCGAGACTGACATCATCGCAACCATCAAGAAAACCTTCAACTTCAGCCAGAGCGATGCCATCCATCTCTTCCAGACTCTGATGGAGTGCATGAAAAGCAAAGAATTG ATCACTGTGTTTCACATCAGCTCCGACGATCACCAGGACATCGACGTGGCCATTCTGAGGGCTTTACTCCAAG gCACAAACACGTCTGCCTTCGATCAGCTGGTCCTGACTCTGGCCTGGGACCGGGTAGACATTGCCAAgaatcatgtgtttgtgtacggACAGCAGCTCctg GTGAGCTCTCTGGAGCAAGCGATGCTCGATGCCCTCGTGATGGACCGGGTGGATTTTGTCAAGTTGCTCATAGAGAACGGTGTGAGCATGCACCGGTTTCTGACCATCAGTCGGCTGGAGGAGCTCTACAACACG AAACAACATCCCAACAACCCAACTCTCCTCCACCTGGTTAGAGATGTTAAACAG AGTCATCTGCCTCCAAACTATAAGATCACTTTGATTGATGTGGGCCTGGTTATTGAGTACCTGATGGGCGGGACTTACAGGTGCAactacaccaggaagcgcttcAGAATCATTTACAACAATCTCCACGGCAACAATAGG AGGTCGGGGCGCCACACAGCTGGTCCTGGTTCTCATTTGAGGAAAAGTCACGAGTCTTTTAGCATGCAGGCCgacaagaaggagaagacgagGCACAACCACTTCATCAAAACTGCACAGCCATACAAACCCAAG CTTGAGTCTTCGATCGAGCAGAACAAAAAGAGAAGCAAAGAAGAGATCGTGGACATAGACGACCCAGAGACCCGGCGGTTTCCCTACCCTTTCAATGAGCTGCTGGTGTGGGCCGTGCTGCTGAAGAGGCAGAAGATGTCGCTCTTCTTCTGGCAGCATGGCGAGGAGAACATGGCAAAGGCACTGGTAGCCTGTAAGCTTTTTCGATCCATGGGCTACGAGGCCAAGAAGAGCGACGTGGTGGACGACACTTCGGAAGAGCTCAAGGAGTACTCAAA TGAGTTTGGGACGTTAGCGGTGGACCTGCTGGAGGAGTCGTTCAGGCAGGATGAGACCATGGCCATGAAGCTGCTCACCTACGAGCTGAAGAACTGGAGCAACTCCACATGTTTGAAGTTGGCCGTCTCCTCCCACCTGCGGCCCTTTGTGGCTCACACCTGCACCCAGTTTCTGTTGTCAGACATGTGGATGGGACGGCTAAACATGCGCAAGAACTCCTGGTACAAG GTGATTCTGAGTATCTTGGTGCCTCCTGCCATCCTACTGTTGGAGTACAAATCCAAGGCTGAGATGGCTCACATCCCTCAGAGTCAGGACGACCACCAGATCACCATGGAGGACAGCGAACACAACTTCCAGAACATCGCTGAAGACATCCAAATG GATGTGTTCAAGGAGGCCAGATCCAACGACCAGGTGGAGACGAAGAGTGACATGGACACACTAATTCGCTCCAGGAAGCTGCCACTAACCAGGAAGATTTACGCCTTCTACCACGCGCCCATTGTCAAGTTCTGGTCCAACACG CTCTTCTACCTAGGCTTCTTGATGTTCTACTCGTATGTGGTCCTGGTGAGAATGCCTGAATGGCCTTCTCCTCAAGAGTGGGTGGTCATCCTCTACATTTTCACTTCTGCCATTGAGAAAATTCGAGAG ATGTTTATGTCTGAAGCAGGCAAAATAAGCCAGAAGATAAAGGTGTGGTTCAGTGACTATTTCAATGTGTCCGACTTCCTGGCCATTGTGACCTTCTTTATCGGCTTCGGCCTGAGATTGGCCGGAGGCGAAGCCTTCGTCCCCGGGAGGACGGTGTACTGTCTCAACATCATCTTCTGGTACGTGCGACTCCTGGATATCCTGGCTGTCAACCAGCAAGCTGGACCGTACGTCATGATGATCGCTAAAATG GTGgccaacatgttttatattgtggTAATAATGGCTATAGTCCTGCTGAGCTACGGTGTACCCAGGAAAGCCATTCTGTATCCAGAAGAGGAGCCCAGCTGGTCGCTGGCCAAAGATGTGGTGTTCCAGCCGTACTGGATGATGTACGGGGAAGTGTATGCTTATGAAATCGATG TGTGTGCCAATAACACTGAAGAATCAATAAGGTCCCTGTGTAAGGCAGGAGTATGGCTGACTCCTCTCCTACAAGCAGTCTACCTCtttgtacagtacatactaATGGTCAACCTCCTCATCGCCTTCTTCAA CAATGTGTATCTGCAAGTGAAGTCCATTTCTAATTTGGTATGGAAGTACCAGCGCTACCACTTCATTATGGCCTACCATGAGAAGCctgtcctccccccccccttcatcctcctctgcCATATCTACTCCCTCTTCTGTATGtgtaggaagaggaagaaggagcaCACCTACGGACCAA AGCTGTTTCTCACGGAGGAAGACCAAAAGAAGCTTCATGACTTCGAGGAGCAGTGTGTGGAGACGTACTTCCATGAAAAGGATGATCAGTTTCATTCGGGGAGTGAGGAGCGTATACGTCTTACCTCAGAAAG GGTTGAGACCATGTGTATGCAGCTGAGGGAGGTTGGGAACAAGGTCAACTTTATAAAGCGCTCTCTGCACACTCTGGACTCGCAGATCGGCCACCTGCAGGACCTCTCGGCTCTGACTGTGGACACCCTGAAGACCCTCACTGCTCAGAAGGCGTCCGAGGCCAGCAAGGTCCACAATCAGATCACCCGGGAGCTCAGCCTCTCTAAGAACGTCGTCCCCAACATCGGCCCTGTGGCAACAGACACTGGCCCCCACTCTAAATCATCCGTGATAGGCAAACACAGTGTGGGGCTGGACCCTAACATGAACCCAGCGttgagtccagagaggaggggattGTTTGGGCTTGGGCACTTTGCTGCAGAGGCTAGCTCCTCAGGCAGTGTCGGCTCCAGTGCCTTTGTCCAAAGTGCTGTGGCCGTTTCCCCTCCGGAGCTGCGTCTCCGAGGCCACTCTCTCACCCGGAGTATGCTGACCCGTCCACAAGAGCCGGGCCTTTCCGACTCTCCATCCAGCCTGCCCAATGTGCCCTCACCAGGGGCTCAGTTCCACATCAGCAGCACCCCATCCCAGCCCAGTGGCTCCAGCCACCCAGAACTCGCCCTAGCTAGGCTTTACCAGCCAGACAGCACCACTGTAGAGTTTGGGGCGTTTGTGG GACATAAAGATGCTTTGGACCCACAGCTCTCCACACCCAAAgacagctccagctccagcagaCAGCAAAGCCCAGTGACACAGACCAGATCGcaggtgaatgtgtgt GCCCAGCCTGAAGGTCACGGTAACATCAGAACAGTCAACTCCTACGCTGGCTTCACAGAGTTTGACAAAGACCCGGTTTTCCTCCATCCTGATTCCA ATCTGTCGAAGAAGGAGTGGAGCAGAGTGTCAGCTGAAGACATTCTCAGCCACGAGGACCCCCGGGCTGCAATACTG GAAAGAGTTCAGGTCAAATCTGCCCAAGCCAGCAGCCT ACGAGCCCCTGGGGAAGATGTACCAAATG CAGCTGCAGTTTCTCTCTTCACGCCTCGACACAGCCACCTGGGAGCCAGAAAGGACT CGATTGGCTCACCGTTCAAGCCCGTGGAAAGCTACATGTACTCAG CTGTTGAGCGCAACAACTTGATGAGGCTGTCGCAGAGTATCCCCTTCACCCCTGTGCCCCCTAGAG TTTCGTGGCTCTCGCAGACGCACCCGACTGTTTTACACTGA